The following nucleotide sequence is from Pseudarthrobacter psychrotolerans.
GTGGTGGGCGCCGGCGATGGCGCCGATGCCCAGGCCAGGAATCTGGCCTCAGCCAAAGTTGACGCGGTGATCGGACCGACCGATTCGAGCCATGCCGCCGCCGCCATCGACGTCCTCTCGGCTGCCCGCATCCCGCTCGTCTCGCCGGCCAACTCTGCTGCCGGCCTGTCCCGCTATAAGAGCGGCGGCTACTACTTCAGGACGGCCGCGGCGGACGTTGCCCAGGCCTCGGTGCTGGTGAAACTGGCCAAGGACGGCGGCGCCAAGAGCCTTGCCGTGGTCCACCAGGACAGTACCTACGGCAAGGACGTATCGGCCGCGGTGACCAGCGCCGCCAAAAATGTCGGCCTCAAGACGGTCTCGACTGCCGCCTTCAAGCCCGGTGACGCCGGGAGCGCGGCAACCGCTGCCAAGGCCGCCAAGCCTGACGCCGTGGTGCTGATCGCCAGGGACGACGCACAGGGCGCCCTCGCAGAGCTCAATAACGCGGGGCTGTCGGGCAAGAGCATCATCCTGAGCGACGGCGCCTTCGCCCAGTACGGTCCGGGGCTGGGATCCAAGGCCCTCGACGGCGCCCGTGCAGTGGTGCCGGGCCTGCTGCCGTCCGCGGACTTCCAGGCCCGGCTTGTTTCGGTCAACCCGGCATTGAAAGACCTTTCGTTCGCCGCAGAGACCTACGACGCCGTGAACCTTGCAGTCCTCGCGGCAGCCAAGGCGGACGACGACGCCGGCCGCTCCATCGCCGCCAACCTGATCGCCGTGTCCGGCGGGACGGCAGGCGGGCAGCCCGCCGCGCAGTCCTCTGGCCCGGCCATCAAGCCCTGCCTGTCCTACCGCGACTGCGTCGCGGTCCTGAAAACCGGGGCAGACATTAATTACGACGGCGAATCGGGGCCGGTTGCCTTCGATTCCAACGGGGACATCACCGCGGCCAACTACATGGTGTTCACCTACGGCGCAGACAACAGGGCAGTGCTCACCGGCCGTGAGGCGGCAGGCCGGGCCTCAGGCTGATCGCCAGTGGCGAACGGGTCGCCCTGACGGCGCGATTTACGGGGTCTTTCGCTTGCACTCTCACCTAGGGAGTGCTAATTATTGAGTTAGCACTCTTACGTACCGACTGCTAAAGCAACGTCCGGTTTTTCCGGCAGCGCAGCTTGGCGGCGGTCGTGGAGCGAGAGAAATACCTAGCTGGAGTGAGATCCCCAGCCGTGGCATACAGAGGCCGCCGGTGAAGGATCGTCCGTCGCGGGCACTGCAGTGAGGTTCATTCTTAACGACTGTCCCGAAAGGACTACTGCCGTTATGGCCAAGATCATTGCATTTGATGAAGAGGCACGCCGCGGTCTTGAGCGGGGCCTGAACATCCTCGCCGACGCCGTCAAGGTCACCCTCGGCCCGCGTGGACGCAACGTCGTCCTCGAAAAGAAGTGGGGCGCCCCCACGATCACCAACGATGGTGTTTCCATCGCCAAGGAGATCGAGCTGGACGACCCTTACGAAAAGATCGGCGCCGAGCTGGTCAAGGAAGTTGCCAAGAAGACGGACGACGTCGCTGGCGACGGCACCACCACGGCTACCGTGCTGGCGCAGGCCCTGGTCAAGGAAGGCCTGCGCAACGTCGCGGCCGGCGCTGACCCGCTGTCCCTCAAGCGCGGTATCGAGAAGGCAGTCGCGGCCGTCACGGTTGAACTGCTGGCCTCCGCCAAGGAAATCGAAACCAAGGAAGAGATCGCGGCTACTGCCTCCATCTCCGCCGGTGACGACGAAATCGGCGCCCTGATCGCTGAAGCCCTGGACAAGGTGGGCAAAGAAGGCGTCATCACCGTCGAGGAGTCCAACACCTTCGGCCTGGAGCTTGAGCTCACCGAAGGCATGCGCTTCGACAAGGGTTACATCTCCGCTTACTTCGTTACCGATACTGAGCGCCAGGAAACGGTCCTTGAGGACCCCTACATCCTGATCGTCAACTCCAAGATCTCCAACGTCAAGGAACTGGTTGCTGTCCTGGAAAAGGTCATGCAGTCCAACAAGCCGCTGCTGATCATTGCCGAGGACATCGAGGGCGAGGCCCTGGCCACCCTGATCGTCAACAAGATCCGTGGCACCTTCAAGTCCGTTGCCGTCAAGGCTCCGGGCTTCGGCGACCGCCGCAAGGCCCAGCTGGCCGACATCGCTGTACTCACCGGTGGCCAGGTCATCGCCGAGGAAGTCGGACTCAAGCTGGAGACCGCCGGACTGGAACTCCTGGGACGCGCCCGCAAGGTTGTTGTCACCAAGGACGAAACCACCATCGTTGAAGGTGCCGGCGACGCCGACCAGATCGCTGGCCGCGTTTCCCAGATCCGTGCCGAGATCGAAAACTCCGATTCGGACTACGACCGCGAGAAGCTGCAGGAACGCCTGGCCAAGCTGGCCGGCGGCGTTGCAGTCATCAAGGCCGGTGCAGCAACCGAAGTTGAGCTCAAGGAACGCAAGCACCGCATTGAGGACGCTGTCCGCAACGCGAAGGCTGCTGTTGAAGAAGGCATCGTCGCCGGTGGCGGCGTTGCACTGATCCAGGCCGGCGCCAAGGCGTTCGCGAACCTGAACCTGACAGGTGACGAAGCAACCGGTGCGAACATCGTCCGCGTTGCCATCGATGCGCCGCTGAAGCAGATCGCTTTCAACGCCGGCCTCGAGCCTGGCGTTGTTGTCGACAAGGTCCGTGGCCTGCCTGCAGGCCACGGCCTGAACGCAGCAACCGGCGAATACGTCGACCTGCTGGCTGCCGGCATCAACGACCCGGTCAAGGTAACCCGCTCTGCCCTGCAGAACGCGGCTTCCATTGCGGGTCTGTTCCTCACCACCGAGGCCGTTGTGGCCGACAAGCCGGAGAAGAACGCTCCGGCCATGGGTGGCGGCGACGACATGGGCGGCATGGGCGGCTTCTAGCCCCCATTTCCCCACAGTAAGACGCACGACGGCGGTCCTCACCAAACGGTGGGGGCCGCCGTCGGCGTTAACGCCTCCCCCCAACAGGAAGTTGCTCTATCAGATTTGGTCCCTTAGAGGGCCGGTTGGCAACCAAAAGTGATAGAGCATCGGAGGCCGGTGGCCATGGCCTGTCAGGGAACTCTGGCAGGATGGTTCCGTGACAATTACTGCAGCGGCCGACGGTTCGGCTTTAGGAAATCCCGGCCCGGCCGGTTGGGCCTGGTACGTAAACGACGACTGCTGGCGGGCCGGGGGATGGCCGCACGGCACCAATAACCAGGGCGAGCTGATGGCCGTGCTGGACCTGTTCCGCGCCACGGCCCACGTCCCGGAGGAGCACCTGAAGGTCCTGTGCGACAGCCAGTACGTGATCAACTCCATCACCAAATGGATGCCGGGCTGGAAGCGCAAGGGCTGGCGCAAGGCCGACGGCAAGCCCGTCCTGAACGTGGAGCTGCTCAAGGAACTCGACCGGGAAATATCCGGCCGGAAATACACCTTCGAATGGGTCAAGGGCCATGCAGGCCACGAACTCAATGAGGCAGCCGATGTCCGCGCACGTGCCGCCGCCACCGCGTACCAGCAGGGTGTGGCAGCGCGGTCAGGCCCAGGCTTCGCCGGTGCCCCGGCTTCAGACAGCCCGGAAGCAGACAGCCGGGCAGCAGGCGTCCCGGTTTCGGTCAGCCCCGCGGCCGGCACCGCAGTCCGCAGCCCCGACGCCACCACAGCAGCCAGCCGGCAGGCCGCCACATCCGGCGCTGCTGGCTCCTTTGGTCAGGGCGCGTATGGCCAGGGCCCCTTCAACCAAGGCCCCTACGACGAGCCGGACCTCTTCAGCGAACTGGAGGGCGACTCCTTCGTCCCGTCGGAGTCCGCGGGTGCTGAGACCAGCCCGGAATCGACCGTCGAGGCCCTCGAACGTGAATTGTCCGGCCCCGACATCCGGGGCGACATCGGCCGCACCGGCGTCCTCCTGCACCCCGATTTTATGGAGATCGGAACTTCGGGCAGGATATGGACCCGTGACGCCACGATGATGGCGCTGGAAGAGGAACCGGTCCAGCACACGGAACTGGAGATCCTGGGTACGGACCGCATCGGCACCAGCGCGATCCTGCTGACGTGCCGAAGCTACTCGCGCTCAGGCACGGCACTCCATAGCTCACTCTGGGTTTTGGACGGCAACAGATGGCGGCTCCGATTCCGCCAGGGGACCCCGGAGGCTTAGAGACCATTTCGGCTGCGCACTCAGCTGAAGCGCTGGGTGTTGCCCTGCTCGGCCTGGGCGTAGGTGGACGCTGCCGAGGCCAGTGCCATGTTGATGGATGCCAGCGATGCCTCCACCTTGCCCTGGGTGAGTGTCCACTCGGTCACCAGTGCCTGAAAGTTGTTGGCAGCCGAACCCCGCCAGGTGGACTGCAGTTCGTCCAGGCCGCGCTTCATGGCCTGGACGTCGGAGCTGATCCGGTCCACCGTTGCTTTGACGTTGGCCGACTTGAGCTGAAGGAGTTCGGTGTCAACGGAAATGATGCTCATGGCTTGCTGCCTCTCGACGTAGTGGGACAGCATCTGCTGCCCGCCCGGCTGCTCCGGGCCACTACAGCGAGCCTACGGACGGGCGCTGCCGGCACGCCACGTTCCATTGCTATATGTGGATAACCTTCCTGTCGCTGTCTTGAGCGGCGTGGGCCTCGTCGGTGGTGTCGTCCCGGACAGGCAGGCTGACCACCAGGGTGGCCCCGCCGCCGTCGGTCTTTTCCACCCTGACGGACCCGCCGTGCGATCCCACGATGGCAGCCACAATCGCGAGCCCCAGGCCGCTGCCGCCGGTCTCACGCGTCCGCGACGTGTCCGCGCGGTAGAAGCGCTCAAAGACCTTGGCTGCGTCCTCTTCTGAGATGCCAGGGCCGTGGTCCCGGACCTCGATCACGGCCAGCGGCTGCCCGCCGTCAGAGGTCCGGATGCCGACGGCGAGTTCGATCGGGCCGCCGTCCGGGGTGTAGCGCAGGGCGTTCCCCACGAGGTTTCCCACCACCTGGCGCAGTTTGGCTTCGTCACCGAGCACCGGCGCGGGTGCGGCGGGGCCGTCACCCAGGCCGGCCAGGGAGATGGGGCGCGTGCGGTCGCTTGCCTGTGTGTCCACCACCGCATCGTGGGCGAGCAGCTGGAGGTCAACGGGCTTTTGCTGGAGCGGGCGCTGTTCGTCCAGGCGCGCCAGCAGCAGGAGGTCCTCCACCATCGAACCCATCCGTTTGGCTTCGCTTTCGATCCGTCCCATGGCCGTGGCCACGTCCTCGTCGGTGGCCAGCGCACCGTGGCGGTAGAGCTCGGAAAAACCCCTGATGGTCACAAGTGGAGTACGCAGCTCGTGCGAGGCGTCGGCCGCGAAACGGCGCATTCTGCCTTCGGAGGCTGTCCGGGCGGCGAAGGCCGTCTCGATATGCGCCAGCATGGCGTTCAGGGAGCTTCCGAGCCGCCCCACTTCCGTGCCGGGATTTTCGATCTCCACACGCCTGGAAAGGTCGCCGGCGGCGATGGCCGCTGCGGTCTTTTCCACTTTGGCCAGTGGCCGGAACGACCTGGACACGGTCCAGCTGGCGATCAGGGAGGCCAGCAGCAGGGTGAGCAGGCCGACGCCTGAGACCACCAGCGTGGCGTGCTTGAGGACATCGTCCACGCTTTGCAGCGGCAAGCCGATGACAACCACGGCAGGGCGGCCGCCGTTGAGCACGGTCACCGCGACCACCTTCCAGTTCTGGCCGTCGGTGCCCCGGACCTGGTACGGGCGGGTGCCCCGGTTCTGGGCGTCTTCGACGGAGATGGCGGTGATATCCGGATGGTCTTCCGGATCGCCCCCGAACAGCTGGGGGTCCTCGCCGGGGGTGTAGAGGATCAGCGAATATTCGGTGGGGACCATTGGGTTGGGTGCCTGCAGCTGCGTGAACGAGCGCTGCTTGCTGGCGAGGTCGACGGCGCCAAGCAGCTTGTCATCCACCTGCGCCTGGAGGTAGCTGTGCAGCAGGGTGAGGGTGCCGGCGCCGGTGGAGGTCAGCGCAACAATCAGCAGTGCCATGATCATGGCCACCAGCTGGGACCTCAACGAGGCCGATTTCCACCGCTGCAGCAAGGTCAGCGCTTCTCTGCCGTCCGGAGCACGTAGCCCACTCCGCGTTTGGTCTGGATCAGGGCCGGTGCGTCAGGATCAATGTCCACCTTGCGCCGGAGGTAGGAGATGTAGGACTCCACGATCGAGGCATCGCCGTTGAAGTTGTACTCCCAGACGTGGTCGAGGATCTGGGATTTCGACAGCACACGGTTGGGATTCAGCATGAGGTACCGGAGGAGCTTGAACTCGGTGGGGGACAGTTCGATCACGGTGCCGCCGCGGCGTACCTCGTGGGCGTCGTCGTCGAGCTCCAGGTCATCCACCCGGATCACGGCGTCGTCGTCGAGCATGGGCTGGGTACGGCGCAGGACCGCGCGGATGCGTGCCACTACCTCGTCCAGGCTGAACGGCTTGGTGACATAGTCATCCCCGCCCACTGTAAGGCCGGTGACCTTGTCCTCGGTGTCGTCCTTCGCCGTGAGGAACAGGACAGGGAAGTGCTTGCCCGAAGCCCTTAGCTTGCGGGTGACGGTGAAGCCATCCATGTCCGGCAGCATCACGTCCAGCACCGCCAGATCGGGCGTGTGGAGTTCCGCGGCGGCCAGCGCATCACGGCCGTTGGCGGCAGAGACCACCTCAAAGCCCGCGAACCGGAGCGAGGTGGACAGCAGCTCGCGGATGTTGGGCTCGTCATCAACAACTAGCAGCTTGGCTTCTGGGCCCGTCTTCTTCATGCTCCCATCATGCTCCCAGAATCTGTGAGTTTTCTGGATGGATGGTGGGTGTTCCATGGGGAGTGCGCCCGTGGCGGTGCCCGGCCGGATTCGTGGACAGGAACACCGGGCACTCGTCAGGGGGCGCCGACGTCCTTGGCATCCATGATCCGGTAGGCATACCCCTGCTCTGCCAGGAAGCGCTGCCGTTTGGCCGCGAAATCCTGGTCCAGGGTGTCCCGGGCCACCAGCGAGTAGAACCGGGCCGCCCGGCCATCCTTCTTGGGGCGCAGCAGCCGGCCCAGGCGCTGCGCTTCCTCCTGCCGCGACCCGAAGGAACCG
It contains:
- a CDS encoding ribonuclease HI family protein — its product is MTITAAADGSALGNPGPAGWAWYVNDDCWRAGGWPHGTNNQGELMAVLDLFRATAHVPEEHLKVLCDSQYVINSITKWMPGWKRKGWRKADGKPVLNVELLKELDREISGRKYTFEWVKGHAGHELNEAADVRARAAATAYQQGVAARSGPGFAGAPASDSPEADSRAAGVPVSVSPAAGTAVRSPDATTAASRQAATSGAAGSFGQGAYGQGPFNQGPYDEPDLFSELEGDSFVPSESAGAETSPESTVEALERELSGPDIRGDIGRTGVLLHPDFMEIGTSGRIWTRDATMMALEEEPVQHTELEILGTDRIGTSAILLTCRSYSRSGTALHSSLWVLDGNRWRLRFRQGTPEA
- the groL gene encoding chaperonin GroEL (60 kDa chaperone family; promotes refolding of misfolded polypeptides especially under stressful conditions; forms two stacked rings of heptamers to form a barrel-shaped 14mer; ends can be capped by GroES; misfolded proteins enter the barrel where they are refolded when GroES binds), translating into MAKIIAFDEEARRGLERGLNILADAVKVTLGPRGRNVVLEKKWGAPTITNDGVSIAKEIELDDPYEKIGAELVKEVAKKTDDVAGDGTTTATVLAQALVKEGLRNVAAGADPLSLKRGIEKAVAAVTVELLASAKEIETKEEIAATASISAGDDEIGALIAEALDKVGKEGVITVEESNTFGLELELTEGMRFDKGYISAYFVTDTERQETVLEDPYILIVNSKISNVKELVAVLEKVMQSNKPLLIIAEDIEGEALATLIVNKIRGTFKSVAVKAPGFGDRRKAQLADIAVLTGGQVIAEEVGLKLETAGLELLGRARKVVVTKDETTIVEGAGDADQIAGRVSQIRAEIENSDSDYDREKLQERLAKLAGGVAVIKAGAATEVELKERKHRIEDAVRNAKAAVEEGIVAGGGVALIQAGAKAFANLNLTGDEATGANIVRVAIDAPLKQIAFNAGLEPGVVVDKVRGLPAGHGLNAATGEYVDLLAAGINDPVKVTRSALQNAASIAGLFLTTEAVVADKPEKNAPAMGGGDDMGGMGGF
- a CDS encoding response regulator transcription factor; protein product: MKKTGPEAKLLVVDDEPNIRELLSTSLRFAGFEVVSAANGRDALAAAELHTPDLAVLDVMLPDMDGFTVTRKLRASGKHFPVLFLTAKDDTEDKVTGLTVGGDDYVTKPFSLDEVVARIRAVLRRTQPMLDDDAVIRVDDLELDDDAHEVRRGGTVIELSPTEFKLLRYLMLNPNRVLSKSQILDHVWEYNFNGDASIVESYISYLRRKVDIDPDAPALIQTKRGVGYVLRTAEKR
- a CDS encoding HAMP domain-containing sensor histidine kinase; this translates as MLQRWKSASLRSQLVAMIMALLIVALTSTGAGTLTLLHSYLQAQVDDKLLGAVDLASKQRSFTQLQAPNPMVPTEYSLILYTPGEDPQLFGGDPEDHPDITAISVEDAQNRGTRPYQVRGTDGQNWKVVAVTVLNGGRPAVVVIGLPLQSVDDVLKHATLVVSGVGLLTLLLASLIASWTVSRSFRPLAKVEKTAAAIAAGDLSRRVEIENPGTEVGRLGSSLNAMLAHIETAFAARTASEGRMRRFAADASHELRTPLVTIRGFSELYRHGALATDEDVATAMGRIESEAKRMGSMVEDLLLLARLDEQRPLQQKPVDLQLLAHDAVVDTQASDRTRPISLAGLGDGPAAPAPVLGDEAKLRQVVGNLVGNALRYTPDGGPIELAVGIRTSDGGQPLAVIEVRDHGPGISEEDAAKVFERFYRADTSRTRETGGSGLGLAIVAAIVGSHGGSVRVEKTDGGGATLVVSLPVRDDTTDEAHAAQDSDRKVIHI
- a CDS encoding ABC transporter substrate-binding protein, encoding MISRSLRSTIVRTTTGAALLLALAGCAVAGGNARLESAEASGDGTLRIGLIQDSAGKQAFLNDSQLAAAQLAIKEINAAGGHKGRPVDLVVGAGDGADAQARNLASAKVDAVIGPTDSSHAAAAIDVLSAARIPLVSPANSAAGLSRYKSGGYYFRTAAADVAQASVLVKLAKDGGAKSLAVVHQDSTYGKDVSAAVTSAAKNVGLKTVSTAAFKPGDAGSAATAAKAAKPDAVVLIARDDAQGALAELNNAGLSGKSIILSDGAFAQYGPGLGSKALDGARAVVPGLLPSADFQARLVSVNPALKDLSFAAETYDAVNLAVLAAAKADDDAGRSIAANLIAVSGGTAGGQPAAQSSGPAIKPCLSYRDCVAVLKTGADINYDGESGPVAFDSNGDITAANYMVFTYGADNRAVLTGREAAGRASG
- a CDS encoding WXG100 family type VII secretion target, with translation MSIISVDTELLQLKSANVKATVDRISSDVQAMKRGLDELQSTWRGSAANNFQALVTEWTLTQGKVEASLASINMALASAASTYAQAEQGNTQRFS